In Erigeron canadensis isolate Cc75 chromosome 7, C_canadensis_v1, whole genome shotgun sequence, one DNA window encodes the following:
- the LOC122606892 gene encoding transcription factor PIF1-like isoform X1 — translation MSHFVPDFETEDDYLLPASSNSKRHKKSTMADEDIMELLWQNGQVVMQSQSQRPGGNKKAETTSSREIRSSVMEDETTPCNLFMQEDEMVSWLHYPSEDNNLDLYLHNNDMMYPGLPSCSQVLNTSSSQQLSPLPPPRPPVIPLKRVEEEQIPPKFLNFLHFSRVGGNKGNLPGPGSAPLNSNKVSKELTQSTVVESNGRPEQSRASRVIDSSALVSGTHMSSFGGASSVGREPETYDLTGSSSPVTGGSGASASIEPLAQKPPAPPKEDRKRKGRDTEDTECYSEDAEFEYPEAKKQSRGSTSTKRSRAAEVHNLSERRRRDRINEKMKALQELIPRCNKSDKASMLDEAIEYLKSLQMQVQMMSMGYSMVPMMFPGVQRYMPAMAAMGMGMGMDQVGMNRPMVPYPPVLPGSTIMPNPAAAAHLTQRFPVSRFPMPQVPVMGPARSQAANPPDPMMNAFPMQNANQPRIPFADPYQQYPGLPQTQMPVMPQPQNQTGVSAVTSKPSSSKDVRGPEHHPTG, via the exons ATGAGTCATTTTGTTCCTGATTTTGAAACCGAAGACGATTACTTGCTTCCGGCTTCTTCGAATTCGAAAAGGCACAAGAAATCAACAAT GGCGGATGAAGATATAATGGAATTACTATGGCAAAACGGCCAAGTGGTAATGCAAAGCCAAAGCCAAAGACCGGGTGGTAATAAGAAGGCGGAAACGACCTCGTCTAGAGAAATCCGATCTAGTGTTATGGAAGACGAAACGACGCCGTGTAACTTGTTCATGCAAGAAGATGAAATGGTTTCATGGCTTCATTACCCTAGTGAAGACAATAACTTAGATCTTTATCTTCATAATAATGATATGATGTACCCTGGCCTTCCGTCGTGTAGTCAAGTTCTTAACACGTCTTCTTCTCAACAATTGTCGCCACTTCCTCCTCCACGCCCACCAGTTATTCCTTTAAAGCGCGTGGAGGAGGAACAAATTCCACCcaagtttttaaactttttacatTTTTCAAGAGTAGGCGGTAATAAAGGAAATTTGCCTGGGCCCGGGTCAGCTCCTTTGAATTCAAACAAAGTATCAAAGGAGCTGACGCAGTCCACAGTTGTAGAGTCAAACGGTCGCCCAGAGCAATCTAGGGCGTCCCGCGTGATCGATAGTAGCGCGCTAGTTTCTGGCACGCACATGAGTAGTTTTGGAGGTGCATCATCCGTAGGAAGAGAACCCGAGACTTATGATCTCACGGGTTCTTCTTCACCGGTCACTGGTGGCTCAGGAGCTAGTGCTAGCATTGAACCACTAGCTCAGAAGCCGCCAGCGCCACCAAAAGAAGATAGGAAGCGAAAAGGAAGAGATACCGAAGATACAGAATGTTACAGTGAG GATGCTGAGTTTGAGTATCCCGAGGCAAAGAAGCAATCACGTGGATCAACATCTACTAAAAGGTCGCGAGCTGCAGAAGTCCACAATCTCTCAGAAAGG AGACGTCGAGATAGGATAAATGAAAAGATGAAGGCCTTGCAAGAACTAATACCTCGTTGCAACAAG TCTGACAAAGCTTCGATGCTTGATGAGGCAATTGAGTATTTGAAGTCACTTCAAATGCAAGTACAG ATGATGTCCATGGGATACAGCATGGTTCCTATGATGTTCCCAGGTGTCCAACGATATATGCCAGCAATGGCTGCTATGGGAATGGGCATGGGAATGGACCAAGTAGGAATGAACCGTCCCATGGTTCCATATCCACCAGTTCTTCCCGGGTCAACCATAATGCCAAATCCAGCAGCAGCTGCTCATCTCACTCAGCGTTTTCCAGTTTCACGATTTCCGATGCCACAAGTTCCTGTCATGGGCCCAGCAAGAAGTCAAGCAGCTAACCCACCAGACCCGATGATGAATGCCTTTCCTATGCAAAATGCAAACCAACCAAGGATTCCGTTTGCAGACCCATATCAACAATACCCTGGTCTTCCCCAAACACAGATGCCAGTCATGCCACAACCCCAG AATCAAACAGGCGTGAGTGCGGTTACAAGTAAGCCAAGCAGCAGCAAAGATGTCAGGGGCCCCGAACATCACCCAACTG GTTGA
- the LOC122606892 gene encoding transcription factor PIF1-like isoform X2, producing the protein MSHFVPDFETEDDYLLPASSNSKRHKKSTMADEDIMELLWQNGQVVMQSQSQRPGGNKKAETTSSREIRSSVMEDETTPCNLFMQEDEMVSWLHYPSEDNNLDLYLHNNDMMYPGLPSCSQVLNTSSSQQLSPLPPPRPPVIPLKRVEEEQIPPKFLNFLHFSRVGGNKGNLPGPGSAPLNSNKVSKELTQSTVVESNGRPEQSRASRVIDSSALVSGTHMSSFGGASSVGREPETYDLTGSSSPVTGGSGASASIEPLAQKPPAPPKEDRKRKGRDTEDTECYSEDAEFEYPEAKKQSRGSTSTKRSRAAEVHNLSERRRRDRINEKMKALQELIPRCNKSDKASMLDEAIEYLKSLQMQVQMMSMGYSMVPMMFPGVQRYMPAMAAMGMGMGMDQVGMNRPMVPYPPVLPGSTIMPNPAAAAHLTQRFPVSRFPMPQVPVMGPARSQAANPPDPMMNAFPMQNANQPRIPFADPYQQYPGLPQTQMPVMPQPQ; encoded by the exons ATGAGTCATTTTGTTCCTGATTTTGAAACCGAAGACGATTACTTGCTTCCGGCTTCTTCGAATTCGAAAAGGCACAAGAAATCAACAAT GGCGGATGAAGATATAATGGAATTACTATGGCAAAACGGCCAAGTGGTAATGCAAAGCCAAAGCCAAAGACCGGGTGGTAATAAGAAGGCGGAAACGACCTCGTCTAGAGAAATCCGATCTAGTGTTATGGAAGACGAAACGACGCCGTGTAACTTGTTCATGCAAGAAGATGAAATGGTTTCATGGCTTCATTACCCTAGTGAAGACAATAACTTAGATCTTTATCTTCATAATAATGATATGATGTACCCTGGCCTTCCGTCGTGTAGTCAAGTTCTTAACACGTCTTCTTCTCAACAATTGTCGCCACTTCCTCCTCCACGCCCACCAGTTATTCCTTTAAAGCGCGTGGAGGAGGAACAAATTCCACCcaagtttttaaactttttacatTTTTCAAGAGTAGGCGGTAATAAAGGAAATTTGCCTGGGCCCGGGTCAGCTCCTTTGAATTCAAACAAAGTATCAAAGGAGCTGACGCAGTCCACAGTTGTAGAGTCAAACGGTCGCCCAGAGCAATCTAGGGCGTCCCGCGTGATCGATAGTAGCGCGCTAGTTTCTGGCACGCACATGAGTAGTTTTGGAGGTGCATCATCCGTAGGAAGAGAACCCGAGACTTATGATCTCACGGGTTCTTCTTCACCGGTCACTGGTGGCTCAGGAGCTAGTGCTAGCATTGAACCACTAGCTCAGAAGCCGCCAGCGCCACCAAAAGAAGATAGGAAGCGAAAAGGAAGAGATACCGAAGATACAGAATGTTACAGTGAG GATGCTGAGTTTGAGTATCCCGAGGCAAAGAAGCAATCACGTGGATCAACATCTACTAAAAGGTCGCGAGCTGCAGAAGTCCACAATCTCTCAGAAAGG AGACGTCGAGATAGGATAAATGAAAAGATGAAGGCCTTGCAAGAACTAATACCTCGTTGCAACAAG TCTGACAAAGCTTCGATGCTTGATGAGGCAATTGAGTATTTGAAGTCACTTCAAATGCAAGTACAG ATGATGTCCATGGGATACAGCATGGTTCCTATGATGTTCCCAGGTGTCCAACGATATATGCCAGCAATGGCTGCTATGGGAATGGGCATGGGAATGGACCAAGTAGGAATGAACCGTCCCATGGTTCCATATCCACCAGTTCTTCCCGGGTCAACCATAATGCCAAATCCAGCAGCAGCTGCTCATCTCACTCAGCGTTTTCCAGTTTCACGATTTCCGATGCCACAAGTTCCTGTCATGGGCCCAGCAAGAAGTCAAGCAGCTAACCCACCAGACCCGATGATGAATGCCTTTCCTATGCAAAATGCAAACCAACCAAGGATTCCGTTTGCAGACCCATATCAACAATACCCTGGTCTTCCCCAAACACAGATGCCAGTCATGCCACAACCCCAG TAA